Proteins co-encoded in one Tolumonas lignilytica genomic window:
- a CDS encoding DUF2971 domain-containing protein, translating to MNLYKYQSIDPSVPPAKNKSIQNLFEATVVFSARQNFNDLFDSKVNFIIPRRERLRKFRGSLSKSQREVFDSFTPGNTDFFQKLKQQTNTLIDSYYFYCLTTNPLNNLMWSHYANSHHGFCIEWDADKMNADKVIYSEQIASIDLLDITRSNMGLISQEKMGDDLWAALRTKLDYWSYENEYRVKLSHEMKQLVTFKDNKISVTKADSTWIKSIIFGVRCPVNVVTYVAENIPFRVNFKKCKIINSELYITPI from the coding sequence ATGAATTTATATAAATATCAAAGTATCGATCCTTCAGTTCCTCCAGCTAAAAATAAATCAATTCAAAATTTATTTGAAGCCACCGTTGTGTTTTCTGCTAGACAAAATTTTAACGATCTATTCGATTCAAAAGTTAACTTTATCATTCCACGCAGAGAAAGATTAAGAAAATTTCGCGGCTCACTTTCAAAATCACAAAGAGAAGTATTTGATTCCTTTACTCCTGGAAACACTGATTTTTTTCAAAAATTAAAACAACAAACAAATACCTTAATTGATTCTTACTATTTTTACTGTTTAACCACAAATCCACTTAACAATCTGATGTGGTCGCATTACGCGAATAGCCATCATGGTTTTTGTATCGAGTGGGATGCGGATAAAATGAATGCCGATAAAGTCATTTATTCTGAACAAATTGCGAGCATCGATTTATTAGACATTACTCGGTCAAATATGGGCCTTATTAGTCAAGAAAAAATGGGGGATGACCTCTGGGCAGCTCTACGAACAAAACTGGATTATTGGTCTTATGAAAATGAGTATAGAGTTAAACTTAGTCACGAAATGAAACAGCTAGTTACTTTTAAAGATAACAAAATTAGTGTCACCAAAGCTGATTCTACTTGGATTAAATCCATAATTTTTGGTGTTCGCTGCCCTGTTAACGTTGTTACATATGTTGCAGAAAATATTCCATTCAGAGTTAATTTCAAGAAATGCAAGATTATTAATTCTGAACTGTACATCACACCAATATAA